The following proteins are co-located in the Pedobacter sp. FW305-3-2-15-E-R2A2 genome:
- a CDS encoding DHA2 family efflux MFS transporter permease subunit, whose protein sequence is MAEKGLKKWVITFTVITASLLELIDTTIVNVAIPQIQGNLGATLEDVAWLSTGYAVANVIVLPMSGWLGSRFGRKNYFLFSIILFTIASFLCGNATNLEELIAFRILQGLAGGGLISTAQAILIETWPREDVGIATALFGLGAVVGPTVGPTIGGYLLEISSWPWIFYVNIPIGILAAYCTYAFVRETPKDGKGMPVDWWGIVLLAVAVGSLQTVLEKGESEDWFATPYITALAVTSVLGVLLFIWRELSTDHPIVNFKIMRHRSFSVGMFTSFILGFGLYGSVFVFPIFCQNLLGFSALQTGELLFPGGLCTIVMMPFIGIMLKKNVPAQFMATIGMFLFFVFCSMLSKSTLQSGTGDFFLPLVIRGVGMALLFVPLTTLAIQDLKGAEIGQGSGLNNMMRQLGGSFGIAALTTLIHVRQGFHRSNLLVNVNEYNPAFTERFNGFIHNFMAKGYNYLDAKVLATKAIEGTVTKQSLLLTYSDAYWVAGLVLLCSIPLLYLQKFKKNVAIPADVH, encoded by the coding sequence ATGGCCGAGAAAGGTTTAAAAAAATGGGTTATCACGTTTACGGTGATCACAGCCTCGCTATTAGAGCTGATTGATACGACCATTGTAAACGTTGCTATACCCCAGATACAAGGTAACTTAGGCGCAACCCTGGAGGATGTAGCCTGGTTATCTACCGGTTATGCGGTTGCCAACGTTATTGTATTGCCCATGTCGGGCTGGCTGGGTAGTCGCTTCGGACGAAAAAATTATTTCCTTTTTTCCATCATTCTCTTTACCATCGCCTCATTTCTCTGCGGAAATGCGACAAACCTGGAAGAACTGATTGCCTTTAGAATTCTGCAAGGACTTGCCGGAGGTGGATTAATCTCTACTGCACAAGCGATCTTAATCGAAACCTGGCCTCGTGAGGATGTGGGAATTGCCACTGCCTTATTTGGATTAGGTGCCGTTGTTGGTCCTACTGTTGGTCCAACGATTGGGGGCTATCTTCTGGAAATCAGTTCCTGGCCATGGATCTTTTACGTAAATATTCCGATAGGGATTCTCGCAGCCTACTGTACCTACGCCTTTGTCAGGGAAACGCCAAAAGACGGGAAAGGAATGCCGGTAGACTGGTGGGGCATCGTTTTGCTGGCCGTAGCAGTAGGAAGTTTGCAAACGGTACTGGAAAAAGGAGAAAGCGAAGATTGGTTCGCCACACCTTACATCACAGCCCTTGCCGTAACTTCGGTGCTTGGGGTATTGCTTTTCATCTGGAGGGAACTGAGTACAGACCATCCTATTGTGAACTTTAAGATCATGCGCCACCGGAGCTTTTCTGTGGGGATGTTCACTTCCTTCATCTTAGGCTTCGGTTTATATGGATCGGTGTTCGTATTCCCGATTTTTTGTCAGAATTTACTGGGCTTTTCTGCCCTTCAAACAGGAGAATTACTCTTCCCCGGAGGTCTGTGTACGATTGTAATGATGCCTTTTATCGGGATTATGCTGAAGAAAAATGTACCGGCACAGTTTATGGCGACCATTGGGATGTTCCTTTTCTTCGTTTTCTGTTCTATGCTGAGTAAGTCTACCTTACAATCAGGAACGGGAGATTTCTTCCTTCCACTGGTGATCAGAGGAGTAGGTATGGCACTATTATTTGTACCCTTGACTACCTTGGCGATTCAGGACCTTAAAGGTGCGGAAATCGGACAAGGTTCCGGTCTGAATAACATGATGAGACAATTGGGTGGTTCTTTCGGTATTGCTGCCTTGACGACTCTTATTCACGTTCGTCAGGGTTTTCACCGCAGCAATTTGCTGGTCAATGTTAACGAGTATAATCCGGCATTTACGGAAAGGTTTAATGGCTTTATCCATAATTTCATGGCGAAAGGATACAATTACCTGGATGCTAAAGTTCTGGCCACCAAAGCCATCGAAGGTACGGTAACAAAACAAAGTTTATTACTTACGTATAGTGATGCTTATTGGGTAGCAGGATTGGTCCTGTTGTGCTCAATTCCGCTGCTATATTTACAGAAATTCAAGAAAAATGTCGCCATTCCGGCAGATGTCCATTAA
- a CDS encoding HlyD family secretion protein, whose translation MTTEKKKKNIVIPIILAVLIVIGAVFGIKEYIYYSKHVDTDDAQIDGDISPVVARVGGYVKDINFEENTLVNAGDVLVKLDDSDYKVKLEQAQAGQLGASAGVGVSQSQIAATAANTSTAKANIEAARVKLSLAQKDYVRYANLVKDGSITQQQFDQAKAQKESAEAAFAAANDQYTAAVKQVGTTQSQLAVSHNGVTQRQSDVDFAKLQLSYTDIKAPSTGIVSKKNVQKGQLVQAGQSLFSIVNDNSIYVTANFKETQLEDINPGLKVKIEIDAYPKADVQGEVYNFAPITGAKGSLLPPDNATGNFVKVVQRVPVKIKITNAPKDILAKLRPGMSVKVSVSIKD comes from the coding sequence ATGACAACTGAAAAGAAAAAAAAGAATATAGTAATCCCCATCATATTAGCGGTATTAATCGTAATCGGGGCGGTATTTGGCATCAAAGAATATATCTATTATAGCAAACACGTTGACACTGATGATGCGCAAATTGATGGAGACATCAGTCCTGTGGTAGCCCGTGTTGGCGGATATGTTAAGGACATCAACTTTGAAGAAAATACACTGGTAAACGCCGGAGATGTGCTGGTTAAGCTGGACGACAGCGATTATAAAGTAAAGCTGGAACAAGCTCAGGCAGGACAATTGGGTGCAAGTGCCGGCGTTGGGGTTTCACAATCACAAATTGCGGCTACTGCAGCAAATACCAGTACTGCGAAAGCCAACATTGAGGCAGCAAGAGTAAAACTGTCCCTGGCACAAAAGGATTATGTACGTTATGCCAATCTGGTAAAAGACGGATCGATTACGCAACAGCAATTCGATCAGGCAAAAGCACAAAAAGAATCTGCTGAGGCGGCTTTCGCAGCAGCAAATGATCAATATACGGCAGCGGTAAAACAAGTTGGAACGACTCAATCTCAATTGGCCGTAAGCCACAATGGGGTTACTCAACGCCAGTCGGATGTAGATTTTGCCAAATTGCAATTGTCTTACACCGATATCAAAGCACCTTCCACAGGAATTGTTTCTAAAAAGAATGTTCAAAAAGGACAGCTTGTTCAGGCGGGTCAATCGTTATTTTCTATTGTCAACGACAATAGCATCTATGTAACCGCCAATTTTAAAGAAACTCAATTAGAAGACATCAATCCGGGCTTAAAGGTTAAAATAGAGATAGATGCCTATCCAAAAGCGGATGTTCAGGGGGAAGTCTACAACTTTGCTCCGATTACAGGCGCAAAAGGATCCCTTCTACCTCCCGATAATGCGACAGGTAACTTCGTAAAAGTAGTTCAGCGTGTTCCTGTAAAAATTAAGATCACCAATGCACCAAAAGATATTCTGGCGAAGTTGCGTCCGGGAATGAGTGTTAAGGTTTCCGTTTCTATAAAAGATTAA
- a CDS encoding TolC family protein: MISRIKLSAIALLLPGMLYAQSTKNLSLAEAIQLGVENSKNLKRSQNKIDESIAKLHMAKDNALPTAEASFLYNHAEIPTNQLSIGGANPIHLPNRADAFVGTLGVKELIYGGGKLRYAEESTRLLTEVARLDADKDKEEISYAVINTYYSLFKVLQSKKVVAQNLESIASQLKQAERFFSQGIVTKNDVLRFQLQQANVSLTEMEIENNRKILNYNLDILLGMNEDTEVVPADPSDNLKTVGTLTSYMDIAFANRQEMKQFDIRNKVADVNIKSVKANTLPTVGVGADLYYINPSGKFIPPSNQFIVPMTISANVSWNIGTLWTNKHKITDARIQQKDVEFQKDIFSDQVKTEINRNYQNYQLAINKIKVLETSIAQATENDKLLASKYKNNVASAIDRIDAETLLYQAKINLELAKADAGLAYYTLLKSTGKISQ, from the coding sequence ATGATAAGTAGAATTAAATTAAGTGCCATAGCATTGCTCCTGCCGGGGATGTTATACGCTCAAAGCACAAAAAACCTGAGCTTAGCCGAAGCTATACAGCTTGGCGTTGAGAACAGTAAGAACCTGAAGCGTTCACAAAATAAGATCGACGAATCTATTGCCAAGCTCCATATGGCTAAAGACAATGCGCTCCCAACGGCAGAAGCTTCATTTCTTTACAACCATGCTGAAATTCCAACCAACCAGCTAAGTATTGGCGGAGCAAACCCAATACATCTTCCAAACCGTGCAGATGCATTTGTGGGAACTCTGGGCGTTAAAGAATTGATCTATGGTGGCGGAAAATTAAGGTATGCAGAAGAATCTACCCGACTGCTTACTGAAGTTGCGCGCTTAGATGCAGACAAGGACAAAGAAGAGATCAGCTACGCAGTGATCAACACTTATTATTCCCTGTTTAAGGTGCTTCAAAGCAAAAAGGTCGTTGCACAAAACCTGGAGTCTATTGCCAGTCAGCTGAAACAGGCAGAAAGATTTTTCAGCCAGGGTATCGTGACAAAAAACGATGTATTGAGGTTCCAGCTACAGCAGGCTAACGTTTCTTTAACGGAAATGGAGATTGAAAACAACAGAAAGATCCTCAATTATAACCTGGACATTCTCCTGGGGATGAATGAAGATACAGAGGTTGTTCCGGCAGATCCCAGTGACAACCTTAAAACGGTAGGCACACTGACGAGCTACATGGACATTGCCTTCGCTAATCGTCAGGAGATGAAACAGTTTGATATCCGAAATAAAGTGGCGGATGTAAACATCAAATCGGTCAAGGCAAATACGCTGCCTACTGTAGGTGTGGGTGCCGACTTATATTACATTAACCCAAGTGGAAAATTTATTCCACCAAGCAATCAGTTTATTGTTCCTATGACGATTTCGGCTAACGTTTCCTGGAATATCGGAACACTTTGGACCAATAAGCATAAGATTACTGATGCCCGGATTCAACAAAAGGATGTTGAGTTTCAAAAAGATATCTTTTCCGATCAGGTAAAGACAGAGATCAATAGAAATTATCAAAACTATCAGCTGGCCATCAATAAGATTAAGGTACTCGAAACTTCCATTGCACAGGCAACGGAGAACGACAAATTACTGGCTTCCAAATACAAAAATAATGTGGCTTCGGCGATCGACAGAATCGATGCAGAAACCCTGTTATACCAGGCAAAGATCAATCTTGAGCTTGCAAAGGCGGATGCCGGACTTGCCTATTATACCCTATTAAAATCCACAGGAAAAATTTCCCAATAA
- a CDS encoding TetR family transcriptional regulator, producing MEKIDKKANILEAAERLFTELGYEGTSTRQIAKESGANMSMINYYFGSKEGVFMEIMSQRIIDFNNQLTSISQDKLSGMEKLLKVIEGYAKRILCNHGLHKMMHRELSLSQRPEMFLKVKNTIATNLVVIEQIINDGIDDGSFRPVDVRMLIATLMGTISHVAISPSKITYGTSLDINNPEDRDLITIRLIAHLKDLLTMYLTPQK from the coding sequence ATGGAAAAAATAGATAAAAAGGCAAACATTCTGGAAGCCGCTGAAAGACTGTTTACGGAATTGGGTTACGAAGGGACTTCTACCCGTCAGATTGCAAAGGAATCGGGGGCAAACATGTCAATGATCAACTATTACTTTGGATCGAAAGAAGGCGTCTTTATGGAAATCATGTCACAAAGAATCATTGATTTCAACAACCAACTCACCAGCATCAGTCAGGATAAGCTCTCCGGAATGGAAAAATTACTGAAAGTGATTGAGGGTTATGCCAAACGTATCTTATGTAACCATGGTCTTCATAAAATGATGCACCGGGAACTCTCCCTCTCTCAGCGTCCTGAGATGTTTTTAAAAGTCAAAAATACGATTGCGACTAACCTTGTGGTTATTGAACAAATCATCAATGACGGCATTGATGATGGCAGTTTCAGACCTGTAGATGTACGAATGTTGATCGCCACCCTGATGGGAACGATCAGCCATGTGGCCATTTCCCCTTCAAAGATCACTTATGGAACCAGCCTGGACATCAACAATCCGGAAGACAGGGATCTCATCACGATCCGTCTGATCGCCCATTTGAAAGACCTTCTCACTATGTATTTAACACCCCAAAAATGA